The Cyanobacteriota bacterium genomic interval TGCAATCAGCCGCACCAGATCTTGCATCGTGATCAGGCCCACTACTTGGTTACCATCAGCCACGATCGCACAGCTCGATCGCACCTGGGCATGGAGGACAGGTGTTGATAAGTTGGTTAGAATGTGATCTTGATTACAACTTAATGGTTGATTCGTTTGATTACGGAAAGATGTATTGTATATTTCAGACACAGTATCTTTCACGGATGTGCCTGCTGTAACCACTACTGGCATCCGAATAATCACTGATACCAAGTCTCTAGAATTAACCATGGGAGAGCAAACCTATCCATGACAACTAGTTCTCAATCCGTCGGTCTGCACCCATCTTCAACACCTTTCCCCCCCGCGGATAGGGAAAACTGCTTCCCCAACTCAGCTAGTCCCCCACTGCCTGTTGGGAGAAGGGTAAACACACAGGGGCTATCTATAGTGTGAATAGCTACGAGACTGTTGCTTGTTCACTATTATGGTCAAGGTATCGTTGAACTAGCAACCAAGTTATACACTTTATAAAGGTTATACAGATGTGATGGGTTCAAAGGAATGTTACGCCTGTATCACAGACATTTCGATTACGGACATGTTGTGTGTTGTCATTGTTATTTCAAGTTACGTGCAAACGTTTTCTGCCCTGAGGCTCTGGTCAGCAACGGTAGAGTTCGGTATGCTGAACTAACACTGACATGACTCGCTAACATGACTCGCTAACATGACTAATGTGTAAGCTTGTGTAATGTGTAGGCTTGTGTAAGCTAGGTGTTCTTGGTAGTTATCAAAGGAGCGATTGTTGCTATGGATCCCGTAACATTGTTTTTCCAAGTTTTGAGCAACTTCATTCAGATTTATTTGCTGTTGTTGATTATTCGGATTCTGTTGAGCTGGTTTCCCCAAGTCAATTGGTATAATCCCCCCTTCTCGATCCTGAGCCAGCTTACCGATCCCTACCTCAATATTTTTCGTAGTATCATTCCCCCACTAGGAGGGCTTGATTTCTCTCCTATCTTGGGCTTCTTACTACTGCAACTCCTGCAAAATCCCGTGTTGCCAGCGCTGTATTCTGTGGTTAAGGGAATTGCTATGGGCTATGGCTCCAGCATGATTGGGTAACGCATCCATGACTTAAATCCATAACCTAATGGTTGGGTTGTGGCGTTAGCGGAGACCCAACCAGCCTGACTAACGCCGCTAGTGACCAGTTTTGTAGAGATGCCTAGCTAGTATGTCTGTTTGTCAGCCGCTGAACATAGAGCCGCAGAGCAGATTTGCCCAGGCCATTCGAGCTAAAGAGTTTTTGATTACTGCCGAGGTGGCACCGCCCAAGGGAGCAGATGTAACCCATATGGTGCAGATGGCGCAGATGCTAAGGCATCGAGTTCATGCGGTTAATGTGACCGATGGCAGCCGGGCAGTGATGCGCATGTCGTCGTTGGCTGCGTCAGTAGTGTTGTTGCAGCATGGCATTGAGCCTGTGTACCAAGTGGCTTGCCGCGATCGCAATCGCATTGGGTTGCAGGCTGATCTATTGGGTGCCCAGGCTTTAGGGATCCATAACGTATTGGCGTTGACGGGTGATCCGGTGAAGGCGGGGGATCAGCCGGGTGCTAAGCCAGTGTTTGACCTGGAATCTGTGCGCTTGTTGCAACTGGTGGATAAGCTTAACCATGGCCTCGACTGGGAAGATAGGGCCTTGCCCGATGGAGCAACTACCCTGTTTGCAGGAGCAGCCGTTGATCCCCAATGTCCCAGTTGGTCGGGCTTACAGCGTCGATTTGAACGCAAGCTAGCGGCTGGGGCGCAGTTTTTTCAGAGTCAACTGGTGTCAGATTTTGATCGCCTCGACAAGTTCATGACCCAGATCGCTGCTGGTGTTGATAAGCCCGTACTGGCAGGTATCTTTTTGCTCAAGTCGGCTAAAAACGCTCGCTTTATCAATCGCGCTGTTCCTGGGGTTCAGATTCCCGATGCTATTATCGACCGCCTAGAAAAAGCCTCTGACCCCTTGCAAGAAGGCATTGCGATCGCGGCTGAACAGGTGAACCTTGCCCGTCAACTCTGCCAGGGTGTCCATTTGATGGCGGTGCGACGTGAAGATTTAATCCCACAAATCCTAGACTTAGCTGGCATTCCATCGTTATCCAATAACTAGGGCATTACCGTTAGAACTATACCAGTGGTCTAGCTAAAGGCAATATCCAACACCATCATCACTAGAAATCCAGCAATGATGCCGATCGTCCCTTCATGCTCTTTTCCGCGTTGATGCGTTTCTGGGATAATTTCATCACAGATGACAAACAGCATAGCACCAGCAGCAAAGGCCAGTGCCCACGGCAAAATGAACTGGGCTAGACTGACCACACTCACCCCAATCACACCCCCAATGGGTTCCACCAGTGCTGTCAGCAAGCTGATCCCCAAGGCATAGGCAACGGTGTAGCCCTCGGCAACCAGGGAAACGGCAACAATCAAACCTTCGGGCATATTTTGCAGACTGATGCCAATAGCAGTAATTATGCCCTGCTGCACATTATCACCTCCAAAACTGACCCCTACAGCCAATCCCTCTGGAAAGTTATGCAGAGCAATGGCAATGATAAACAACCACACTCGTGCCAAGTTGCTACTGCCATCCTTACCTTTGACAAAGTGTTCATGGGGAAACAGACGATGGGCAACGGCTAGAAAAGCCCCTCCGATCGTCAGGCCAATTGCCATCACCAACGCCGCCACAGGGTTCGAGAACCCCTTAGCCAGGGCAACTTCAGTGCCAGGAATAATCAGCGAGAAGGCGGTTGCCGCTAACATCACACCGCCACCAAAGCCTAACAAAACTGTGATCGCACGCTGGCTGAGCTTTTGGGTCAGCACTACGGGTAATGCTCCCACAAAGGTGGCTAATCCTGCCAATAGACTGGCTTGGATGCCGAGAATAAATGAATTCATAGGGGCTACTCTCGCTTCATTGACTGGGGCGCACCTACAGGAGACAGTCCCGCGATCGCCCGCAAATTATGACAGCGCACTAGCTCCATAAAGGTTAGACTACGACGCTCAATTTGAGCAACCGCCTCGATTGCAGTAATTAAATGTCGTGCTGCTTCTGGAGCTTCATAGCCCCGCCGCTGAGCTACTTCTAGGGCTGTATCATCCGCAGCTAGTTCCTGACGAGCAGTGTTGTTCGATCGCCAAATCTGATTACCTGCTAACCCCGCTAGCATTCCGGCCACTAGCGTCCCCATCACATCCCCCTGAAAAAACTCTACCCCTGTCCAAATTGCTCCAGCTAGCGTTAACCCTTGATAGAGATCTGGCTTAAACCAACGGATGGCTGTCAAGCGGCTGACTTGATGCAACAGCAGCATATCCCGCTGAGGACGCTTCAACTCACTCCACAGGTCGAAGTTAATCAAAATTGGACGCACCCGCATCCAGGGCAGTGGAAACTGACTTGTAATCACTTGAGATTGCTCTGGCTTACTTACAATCTTGGTCAACATGCGACCAGAAGCAGGCATCAAGTCCAGTAGACGACGGATTTCAAGCTCTGGATTCATGGGAATTCTTGAAAAGCTGTTCTCCAAATTGTAAAGGATGTCTGGACGCTCTCTTCAAGCATCCTGGGCAACTAAGTCTTTCTTACCAGCCTTGTTGTGTATTCTCTGTTGAGAGGCATAACCCGTCAAATGTGGCAATGCAGCCTAGTTAGG includes:
- a CDS encoding DUF3318 domain-containing protein, which encodes MNPELEIRRLLDLMPASGRMLTKIVSKPEQSQVITSQFPLPWMRVRPILINFDLWSELKRPQRDMLLLHQVSRLTAIRWFKPDLYQGLTLAGAIWTGVEFFQGDVMGTLVAGMLAGLAGNQIWRSNNTARQELAADDTALEVAQRRGYEAPEAARHLITAIEAVAQIERRSLTFMELVRCHNLRAIAGLSPVGAPQSMKRE
- a CDS encoding ZIP family metal transporter, whose translation is MNSFILGIQASLLAGLATFVGALPVVLTQKLSQRAITVLLGFGGGVMLAATAFSLIIPGTEVALAKGFSNPVAALVMAIGLTIGGAFLAVAHRLFPHEHFVKGKDGSSNLARVWLFIIAIALHNFPEGLAVGVSFGGDNVQQGIITAIGISLQNMPEGLIVAVSLVAEGYTVAYALGISLLTALVEPIGGVIGVSVVSLAQFILPWALAFAAGAMLFVICDEIIPETHQRGKEHEGTIGIIAGFLVMMVLDIAFS
- a CDS encoding methylenetetrahydrofolate reductase, which gives rise to MSVCQPLNIEPQSRFAQAIRAKEFLITAEVAPPKGADVTHMVQMAQMLRHRVHAVNVTDGSRAVMRMSSLAASVVLLQHGIEPVYQVACRDRNRIGLQADLLGAQALGIHNVLALTGDPVKAGDQPGAKPVFDLESVRLLQLVDKLNHGLDWEDRALPDGATTLFAGAAVDPQCPSWSGLQRRFERKLAAGAQFFQSQLVSDFDRLDKFMTQIAAGVDKPVLAGIFLLKSAKNARFINRAVPGVQIPDAIIDRLEKASDPLQEGIAIAAEQVNLARQLCQGVHLMAVRREDLIPQILDLAGIPSLSNN
- a CDS encoding YggT family protein is translated as MDPVTLFFQVLSNFIQIYLLLLIIRILLSWFPQVNWYNPPFSILSQLTDPYLNIFRSIIPPLGGLDFSPILGFLLLQLLQNPVLPALYSVVKGIAMGYGSSMIG